In the genome of Coregonus clupeaformis isolate EN_2021a chromosome 1, ASM2061545v1, whole genome shotgun sequence, one region contains:
- the rwdd gene encoding RWD domain-containing protein 4, translating to MTANEDQEMELEALRSIYEGDERFKEVSPVSFQFRIGEHDDSKAFILDISWPEMYPETAPDISLDGFFNKKISPDTKQLIISGLEEQVEANLGTAMMYTLFEWAKDNQETLMENHQAVVTTVTLMSNSDLNAPARKKEKKEQLTKSQKRKITCRTDNKGELPRGWDWVDVIKHLSRTGGKEED from the exons atGACTGCCAACGAGGATCAAGAG ATGGAGTTAGAAGCACTTCGCTCTATATATGAGGGGGATGAGCGCTTCAAGGAAGTCAGCCCAGTTTCATTTCAGTTTAGG ATAGGAGAACACGATGACTCCAAAGCGTTCATTCTGGATATCTCATGGCCTGAGATGTATCCAGAAACCGCACCTGACATTTCTCTAGATGgctttttcaacaaaaaaat ATCTCCAGACACCAAGCAGCTGATAATCTCTGGGTTGGAGGAGCAGGTGGAGGCCAACCTGGGCACTGCCATGATGTACACCTTGTTCGAGTGGGCCAAAGACAACCAGGAGACTCTGATGGAGAACCACCAAGCTGTGGTCACCACCGTG ACGTTGATGTCCAACAGTGACCTCAACGCCCCAGCcaggaaaaaagaaaaaaaagaacagCTGACCAAATCACAGAAGAGGAAGATCACCTGTAGAACCG ATAACAAAGGGGAGCTCCCCAGAGGCTGGGACTGGGTCGACGTCATCAAG CAT TTGAGCAGAACAGGCGGCAAAGAGGAAGACTAG